From Salminus brasiliensis chromosome 12, fSalBra1.hap2, whole genome shotgun sequence:
GTGATTGATCAGGGTGAGATGGATGTAAGTGCCATGCTCtcgtttctttctttcttcacacactgctctctgtCAGACCTGATGCATCAAAATTTTGGGGACACCTAGCCTttcaaaattatttaaatataaatataaaaatattttttgtgttGGGTTTGCGGAAACTGACCGGATTAAAGCCTTAACGGGTTCATTCAAAATAGAGCAATCTCAAACATGTGAATAGAAGTGTCAGTGCTGGTTTGAGAATAATGCCATTGGCCACGCCCCTTTCTATTGTTGTGATGGCAGCAAACTTAAACCTTTCCGGTATTTACACCATCATTTGGGCAATGAATGCCTAAAcgctgtttaaaataaatagagTAGGGGATCCGGAatggtccagtggaataaggcactgtcactatgtcCAGAGGATCACTAGTTTGAATCCCAGTTATGCTGCAAGCCACCCGGGACCCTGAGAGAGCAGAGTTGGTGAGATGACACTTTCGCCCCACATCACTAGAGTGCAGCCCTGGCCAACACTGGCGTCTGCTGACCGCTGCATCAGAGACGGGTACacagtgctttcctctgagcatgttggttgcccggtgacttTGCATCCACGGCTGTTCGGAAAAAGAGGGGCTGGCTGCACACATGTTGGAGGAGGCGTCTGCCGGCCTTCggcctcccagtgttgggagtgttgcatgtgatgggggagaatatgtatggatTGGATAATTGTTGATCCAAAGtgggaagtaaaaaaaaaaaactgaaataagacttaaaataaagtaataaataaataaagtagaGAAGTGGTTCTTGGTGTTTCCAGGTTGCACAAAAAAGGATTGAATACAAACTACACCCACTTGACACGCAAGCACATTTTACTGGCTTAGTAAATAACCGTTATTAGACAAATGACATGAGAGTATAAATATCGCAGCTTCTCGGAGCGAGCAGGTCAGATCAGATCCAACAACAGTGTCTATAAATCCTGTTCTTACAGTAGAATAGTAAATTAAAACAGAAGCAGAAGATGTAGATGATCTGGATcttctgtgtgtggtgtgttttagGTGTATGTGAATAACGCGTGGGTGACCAGCATCGGAGAGGGCGGCAGCTTCGGAGAACTGGCTTTAATCTACGGCACCCCAAGAGCAGCGACTGTCCGAGCCAAAACCAACGTGAAGCTGTGGGGCATCGACAGAGACAGCTACAGGAGAATACTGATGGTATATATTCCATATGTATTGGAGGAGGAGAACATGTGGAAGCGAGGGTCTGGGCAAAAGACTCACTGACTCGCTGTTCGAGATATATTAGCACTGTTCCTTTGAACTGTTCCTCGCTGTGGTGAAGCAGTTTATAAGTCTTATGCAAAGGTTTTGGTGCCACTGTTTAAATAACATGTGCTGTTGTTGAATTCTCAACAGAAGAATtgctacacaaaaaaaaaaactttaatttaatgtgccattacttttgcacacatttaacatttctgttgattttatgttaaattaagcacaaaaacagtcatttttGCTTTAGAATGTGTAGAGGTGTGGTGTTCTAATCTGAAcggggtgcccaaacttatGCACAAGACCGTAGGAATGATGCCTGATTTAAGCTTAATGTGATTGTTTTGCGTTTCTTTCAGGGAAGCACTctgaggaagaggaagatgtATGAGGAGTTCCTCAGCAAGGTGTCAATCTTAGGTGAGTCTGTGAACTCAGCTCGTAGATCTTTAATGTAGTTGTTTAGATTTGTTATGATTACTATGATTATTGTAATGATTGTGATTCTACAACATTTAACAAACGTTTAGATTAGATCAGATGATACGTGAGCTTTTCATTCTGAGCTCGTTGAGCTGTGTAAGTCTTCTGCAGTGGATACTGATGGTGTACAAAACGTCCTGTGTGCAGAATCTCTGGACAAATGGGAGCGTCTCACTGTGGCCGACGCGCTCGAAACAGTGCAGTTTGAGGACAGTCAGAAAATTGTGGTTCAAGGCCAGCCTGGAGATGAATTTTTCATCATCCTTGAGGTACTCGGTGATGTTGCTCTTCTACTGATTTCCATCTcacctcatctcatctcatctcaccTCACATCACACTAGTTTTTTGGCTAGTGGCTGAAACTCTTCAGAATTCTGAACTGAATTAGATTCCCGAACCACGACAATCAGCTTTACTTTCTAATCAGAATCAAGATCACGTTAGAATCACAGTCCCTTTAGACCAAATCAGAATCATTTTAGTTAACAAGAATCAGGTTGGAATCAGAATTTGAGTTACTTTAAGCTTTAGAATCATTTTAGTGGCTGAATCAGAATTACTTTAGTATCAGAATCACTTTAGACCAAATCAGAATCATGTTACTTTAATATCTCAATTGGAATCACTTAGaatcagatcagaatcagaattacTTTAGATTCAGAATCATAATAGAATTAGAATCAGTTTCCATTGAGCTTTAGAATCATTGTAGTGTCTGAATCAGAATATGgtcagagtggtccagcggactaaggcgctgtcactatgatcagaggatcgctggttcgcggaggggaaaaaaacaaaaaaaataaataaaaaaaaaataaaaaaatatatatatatatatgatctaatctgatctaatcAGAGTCAACATTGGAACCAGAATCAGTTTACACTCAGAGTTCAGAGAATCAGATTTATTAACTtagaatcattaaaaaaaaaatagaatctTGTTAATATCAGAATCTGTGTCCAATCAGATTTAGAAACATTAAATCACAActaattagaattagaatcagTTTATAGTCAAAATTGGAATAATTTTAGTGTCTGATTCAGAATCACTTTACATTCAGAATCACTTCACAGTTAGATTCAGAATCCCTTTATCCCGAGTACAGTGCCATGTACCAGGGCCATTTCTTTGTGAAATCAGTgtctatttacagtatttacagcGTGAGCTCAGTGAGGGAAGACTGTAGTAGGTGCAGGAGTGCAGGGGTTCTGTACGGAGGAGATTAACGGATTGTGCTGCATTTTACAAACACCGTAATCACAGTATGAGCCAGCAGGTTGCCAAGTTATGGGTGtgaatcctgtgtgtgtgtgtatgtgtgtatgtgtgtgtgtgtgtgtgtgtgtgtatgtgtgtgtgtgtggactgaaCAATTGTTCTGTTTTTGACAGGGTTCTGCTGCAGTGTTGCAGAGGCGCTCCGAAAACGAGGAGTTTGTGGAGGTGGGCAGACTCGGACCCTCAGACTACTTTGGTGAGTGTTTGTCGGTTTGTTGTTGTGATGCGCAGGAGCGTCATTTTCAGTACAGGTCGTCCCAAACCTCTCAGTCCTTTTCATAAGCAGTCATAAGACTCATGTAGTTTTTTATCGTTTCAGGTGAGATCGCCCTGCTGATGAACCGCCCCCCGCGCGGCCACCGTGGTCGCCCGCAGCCCACTGAAATGCGTGAAGCTGGATCGCCCGCGCTTCGAGCGCGTTCTGGGGCCGTGCTCAGACATCCTGAAGAGGAACATCCAGCAGTACAACAGCTTCGTCTCGCTGTCCGTCTGAGTCCGAGCCGCTCAGACCACTTCCTCTTTTTATCTATCGCAGGGTCCACCAATGCAGATCGCTTTATTTTCATACTTTTCTTTCCTACGTTTATTTTCCCGACTCCCAGGTGGCCGTTCAGTTCCCTGCTCCGGTATGTATTCCGTCCTGTGTTTGGGCTGATGTTGATTTAGGCAGAAGGTCCGTCTCCACTGAAGAGACTGAAGAGTGAGACCTGAACAGGAGGTTCTCCTGCTTTCAGATCAGCGTATAAAAGAACACAGGACCATATCACAGGATTTTTGatgacctacactcttaaaaatgaaggtgctacggGGTTACGAGCCAGttttgtaaagtgtgtgtgtgtgtgtgtgtgtgtgtgtgtgtgtgtgtgtggagaacatttaaaggtttaaaaagtCAGTGTAGGTTCGGATCCCGATCACGCTGCTAACCATTGGCAGCCGGGGCCtcgaaagagcacaattggccttgctctttctagggtgggtagatggcgctatccccccacatcactctagtATAGCGCTGGTAGTCACTGGCATTGGTTAGCCAGTGCACCAGATCCGGGTGTACGCCGCTTCCCTTCAGGCTCGTTGGTTGGTTGCCTGATGACGTCACATCTTTGGGAAAAGAAgtgtggctggctgtgcacgtgtcagagggggcgtgtgttggtctcgTCCTCACTAGTATCGGGGGTGTTGCATGTGATGGAGGGGGGGgtatatgtatgggttgggtattTGGTCAGTGTAAAAGTTCTTTAcaatttacagatttttttagtAGTTTAGTAGTTTACCTTTACACCTTTTATATTGacttatttaaacctttaaaaagttcTTAATGAAACCAGTCGTGGCTGAAAGAACCCTGTAGAACCTTGATTTTTTTTGAGAGTGTGGGGCCGGGAACTGCAGGATGCTTCTGGGAAAGCCTCTTGTTTAAACCATTGGAGAGTATTTCGcccttcattttttttcttctgcatcGTTCGACTATAGTTAAGCCAAAGGCAAATCTGATCTATGTTGTGTTTGAGTTCCGTCGGTTCCGTTAGTTACGTCAAGGGTACTGAAGTTTTAACCGTCACCAGAGTTACCATGGTGATCAGCTTTGCTCTTTTCTCGTTCTAGTTGCACATATATAGCATATGTaaatgattatattatattagaagTAAATGACCATAATCATATTTTTTGCACAGTTtggtatacatatatatatatataaatatataaattgaaatataaaaatctatatatgCTCCTGCTATTTcacattactgttattattgctGGTctgagtgtttttctttttgtttctcctgcttccaCCATTTCTCTCACAGTGCTTCTAGTATTAATTTTACCTGAAAATATATTATGACGAGCTTTAATTTGATGAAGTATTTGTAGGATTTTGGTGGAAATGTTTGGTTTCAATCTGATTAAAGCTGGTTAACGAGGGAAGGATTTAGCACATATTTGAGTGTTTGTTTTAGGTTTCAGCTGTAGAGCCTCGTTTTAAAGGTACAATTCCCTTCAATTTTATTACTGCACCATTACTGGCTCGTAAACTTGGCTTCTCACTATTCTGCATTGtgctcttattattattattattattattattattttccttcCTCATTTCATGATGTTTTCTAAggataaaaatgtgtttattgtaCCTTTTATTGCCATTACGATGTGACTCCAAACCAGTCAAACCAGTCAAAGTCTTAAAAGCTTTAGTATTAACTGATATCAGACAACGTgttgaaatgatgatgatgatgatgatgttgaggaTGATGAATAATGTTTTGCTGTTTGCCATCAAGCTGAACACGTATGCGTACTGCCATTACGATATTTCAGAACTGCTTGTGTTAAGAAACTGGTTTCGAGGTTAATGCAGCCCTCTAGTTCTCAGACTGGAAGTTCTCTGTCCCACGCTGTGGTGCTTTCCAATGCAGTGTTACCGTTTGCTGAAGCTTTAGTTGGACATTTTAAATGTTGTGATCAGgaattgctgtttattttattgtagtTTCTCAGAATCGACTGATGAAATCGAGCCGAGAGTGTGTGGAGGCGTTCAGCTGAGTGGAGTagactttctgtgtgtgtttgagaccGCTTAAGACCCTTACCTAAGAAAAACACACCCATCTGAGGTCATTGTGATGGTTTCAGGTTTTGGAAGTGCCTGATTTtactttgttttctttgtttctgaGCTGAGCTTCTGACGAGCAGGCGTGTGTTCGGACTTCAGTATGTTCTAATGGGGTCTTTAAACAGTGTAAAGTGGACAACCCTGTCCCATGGCCAACCTTTTCCTGACTGAACGCATTTACTATACCGTTAACCTCCTCCGTCACCTCCGCTCTTTTGCAGTCCTTCGTGAGATTGGAATAGAGGTTGTCTGGATTTGTTCATCATTGACGGCTTGTGATCAGTTTCCTCACAGGTGTTCTGATGAATTGAAGGAATGAAAATGACGATATTTAAATCACGGACATTGACGGCTTAACACCGTCTTCTGACGTAGTGGTAAAGACGCTCCCAGCCGAGGTCACGTCATAtcatatgtttgtttgtttgtttgttttttgtgtgtgtgtgattatattTGGTATAAACAGGCAGAATGAATCTTGAAATAAAGTGATTCAGCAGTATTTGAGGTGGAAGGCTGGCAAAGTTTAATCATaaattgttcatttttatttttatatcattcAGCAGTAGGAAAGGGGTTGATTTTTAGCATTTTCCACAAAACAAATCCGTCCTTTTGTTGTATTTTGctagtttttgtgtgtgtgtggggttttttttccccacacttATGGTGCAGATTAGACCTGGTGTAGTGTTACAACCAGCTTAGCCAgacatgctaatgtggctaacagcTAATGGAAGCTAGCTAGCCGCTGATTAGCATGCCTAATGGTTAGTGCTTAGCTTCTTTGTTTTTAAGCGTTTTGACTGAACTGTTCCTTCAAAGCTTAAAAGccccagagaacacacacacacacacacacacacacacacactctctctctctctctacagctcTGCGGTTTGTAAAGCCTTCAGCTCGCGCTGCTGTCGGCCATCAGAGGACCATTCTCTCTTCTTATTCTGTGATTGTATTCAGGTTTGTTCTTTTTATTGTGCTGTAACCCTTTTTGGTATAGATTGTCCAAAATGGCAGGTCaagcaataaaaaaaggaaattctTAAAAGTTTCTCTCTGAACCTTTTTATTATTCTGCATTTCACCCAGAAGCCACGCTCAGATCCACTACCTAACCAAACGTATCATCTGCGTGTTTGGGGGTTTAGGGGTGTCTACAGTTTCCACACAGTTTCCTTTACTAAAACGTCACACATGGTTTCATATGGGATCACAGTAAACTCCGGCTCTGCAGACGGAAGGCAGTTTGACCCCTGAACTCTTCTGCTTCGGTCAAACACAACAAATGGCAGAGCGTCGAGTTTCGGGTGGGGGACAGTTGCCTGATCCGTTTCTTATCTTTAGCTGCACACGTGTTGTTCAGTAAGCCTTCACCTGCTGCTGGAGTGTCGGAGGGGTGCGTTCTCACATGCCACCCCCAAACAGTTGGCTGGGGTGCCGCGACATCAGGTTGATGAATGAATGTTGTTTAG
This genomic window contains:
- the prkar1aa gene encoding LOW QUALITY PROTEIN: cAMP-dependent protein kinase type I-alpha regulatory subunit (The sequence of the model RefSeq protein was modified relative to this genomic sequence to represent the inferred CDS: deleted 1 base in 1 codon), translating into MASGSTSSEEERSLRECEQYVQKHNIQQLLKDCIVQLCTSRPERPMAFLREYFERLEKEEAKQMVGQQKSNSRSDSREDEISPPMNPVVKGRRRRGAISAEVYTEEDAASYVRKVIPKDYKTMAALAKAIEKNVLFAHLDDNERSDIFDAMFSVNYIAGETVIQQGDEGDNFYVIDQGEMDVYVNNAWVTSIGEGGSFGELALIYGTPRAATVRAKTNVKLWGIDRDSYRRILMGSTLRKRKMYEEFLSKVSILESLDKWERLTVADALETVQFEDSQKIVVQGQPGDEFFIILEGSAAVLQRRSENEEFVEVGRLGPSDYFGEIALLMNRPRAATVVARSPLKCVKLDRPRFERVLGPCSDILKRNIQQYNSFVSLSV